A portion of the Streptomyces erythrochromogenes genome contains these proteins:
- a CDS encoding cobalamin B12-binding domain-containing protein: MEQHAVEQHGKAEPTGLDVVVTTMASDSHTWNLVFLQLLLEELGHRVTNLGACVPDELLVAECRRIEPDLIVLSSVNGHGFNDGLRVIEALRARPELVRTPTVIGGKLGISGSGTPARHRALMAAGFDGVFEEGGSVLDFQSFVGSLPAGSVARALPAGSGVLL; the protein is encoded by the coding sequence GTGGAGCAGCATGCCGTGGAGCAGCACGGAAAGGCCGAGCCGACCGGTCTGGACGTCGTCGTGACGACCATGGCCTCGGACTCGCACACCTGGAACCTGGTCTTCCTGCAGCTGCTGCTGGAAGAGCTCGGACACCGGGTCACCAACCTGGGCGCGTGCGTGCCGGACGAGCTGCTGGTCGCCGAGTGCCGCCGGATCGAGCCGGACCTCATCGTCCTGAGCAGTGTCAACGGGCACGGCTTCAACGACGGACTGCGGGTGATCGAGGCACTGCGCGCCCGCCCCGAACTGGTCCGCACACCGACCGTGATCGGCGGGAAGCTCGGGATCTCCGGCTCCGGCACCCCGGCCCGGCATCGGGCGCTGATGGCGGCGGGCTTCGACGGCGTCTTCGAAGAGGGCGGCTCGGTCCTGGACTTCCAGTCCTTCGTCGGTTCGCTGCCCGCCGGCTCCGTGGCGCGGGCGCTGCCCGCCGGGTCGGGGGTGCTCCTGTGA
- a CDS encoding methylaspartate mutase: MTGAGGGAGAVPAVRPDAAAASSCGFGAFVARARAAGTLVVQPRMGMADPLRMRDGLRATRDAKAVTVGTVTLDSYTRTGDLEAARRALAEGVGLNGYPIATHPADTTRAVLRGVADARFPVQVRHGSAMPEHIVRALLAVGLDATEGGPVSYCLPYSRTPLREAVAAWQRSCELLASTREYGAEPHLETFGGCLMGQLCPPSLLIAVSVLEALFFRQHGLTSVSLSYAQQADPRQDEEALTVLGRLAGELLPDVDHHVVLYAYMGVFPRSPGGARLLLEDAARLAVRAGAARLIVKTTAEAHRIPTVGENVRALETAAAAAAGEGSRPAPTAVRGPHAVRGPHAVAGPHAADRLDRLDLLDGLEALDVADTGIEAEARALIGAVLELDADVGRALVRAFAAGYLDVPYCLHPDNAGRARTSLASDGRLLWSSVGSMPIAGLADDGPRPPILGSAGLISALSHVQRTYDDRAADPSAVAPSAAAAAASGGVPGTPRTSVPPPTTSTPRRELGLTT; this comes from the coding sequence GTGACCGGCGCCGGGGGCGGTGCGGGCGCGGTTCCCGCCGTACGTCCGGACGCCGCCGCCGCGTCGTCCTGCGGCTTCGGCGCCTTCGTCGCCCGGGCCCGGGCGGCCGGCACCCTGGTGGTCCAGCCCCGGATGGGCATGGCCGACCCGCTGCGGATGCGCGACGGCCTGCGCGCCACCCGGGACGCGAAAGCCGTCACCGTCGGCACCGTCACCCTCGACAGCTACACCCGCACCGGCGACTTGGAAGCGGCCCGGCGCGCGCTCGCCGAGGGCGTCGGCCTGAACGGCTACCCGATCGCCACGCACCCCGCCGACACCACCCGTGCCGTCCTGCGGGGCGTCGCGGACGCGCGCTTCCCGGTACAGGTCCGCCACGGTTCGGCGATGCCCGAGCACATCGTCCGCGCGCTGCTGGCCGTCGGCCTGGACGCCACCGAGGGCGGCCCGGTCTCCTACTGCCTGCCGTACAGCCGTACGCCGCTGCGCGAAGCGGTCGCCGCCTGGCAGCGCAGCTGCGAACTGCTGGCCTCGACCCGGGAGTACGGGGCCGAGCCGCACCTGGAGACCTTCGGCGGCTGCCTGATGGGCCAGCTCTGCCCGCCGAGCCTGCTGATCGCGGTCAGTGTGCTGGAGGCGCTGTTCTTCCGGCAGCACGGGCTGACCTCCGTCTCGCTGAGCTACGCCCAGCAGGCCGACCCGCGCCAGGACGAGGAGGCCCTCACCGTCCTCGGGAGGCTGGCCGGGGAACTGCTGCCGGACGTCGACCACCACGTCGTGCTCTACGCCTACATGGGCGTCTTCCCGCGCTCGCCCGGCGGGGCCCGGCTGCTGCTGGAGGACGCTGCCCGGCTGGCGGTGCGGGCCGGCGCCGCCCGGCTGATCGTCAAGACCACCGCCGAGGCGCACCGGATACCGACCGTGGGGGAGAACGTCCGGGCACTGGAGACCGCCGCCGCGGCAGCCGCCGGCGAGGGCTCCCGGCCGGCGCCGACCGCCGTACGCGGCCCGCACGCCGTACGCGGCCCGCACGCCGTAGCCGGCCCGCACGCCGCCGACCGCCTCGACCGCCTCGACCTCCTCGACGGTCTCGAAGCCCTGGATGTCGCCGACACCGGTATCGAGGCGGAGGCGCGGGCGCTGATCGGCGCCGTGCTGGAGCTGGACGCGGACGTCGGCCGGGCGCTGGTCCGCGCCTTCGCCGCCGGCTACCTGGACGTCCCCTACTGCCTGCACCCCGACAACGCCGGCCGGGCCCGCACCTCGCTGGCGTCCGACGGCCGCCTGCTCTGGTCGAGCGTCGGCTCGATGCCGATCGCCGGTCTCGCGGACGACGGCCCGCGTCCGCCGATCCTCGGCTCGGCCGGGCTGATCTCGGCGCTCTCCCACGTCCAACGGACCTACGACGACCGCGCCGCCGACCCGTCGGCGGTCGCCCCGTCCGCCGCCGCTGCCGCCGCCTCCGGTGGCGTCCCCGGCACGCCCCGTACGTCCGTACCGCCGCCTACGACGTCCACGCCACGACGAGAGTTGGGACTGACCACATGA
- a CDS encoding glutamate synthase-related protein: MSDLSAPGFPEEEVRRRARAGAAAAFPPPAEYGRVLFGAEHGGDRRSDGERDPLDALRITPPVLMPQRLARLIDLGREPDYRDVELATSIGGFTSAMPVYVSALGSTRAAGGDLGLALSRQAGALGLPMVIGENVVPVNGYGRQGEAADRALLGRLRAYAEQLPDGRGGVAVQQSTEDADAEVWNLVYSDPAALPLLESGRLAFELKLGQGAKPGLGGMTVLDADAAARVGDRYGLDDVFGDGRVLRSSTPGTFTAEILRQQIRLMRNNFPRARVWVKLHPGRDVAEAARVAAGAGADAVTVDGAEGGTGWAPEAFPAQVGLPLAECLRRMAAAGPPPCLLVSGRMWEGGRVVKSLALGARAVGLGRAALLAAAEDPQAGLIRFTQCLALELRLLISALGKYAPDALDRDDVWSQDFPAIPAAG, encoded by the coding sequence GTGAGCGACCTGTCGGCGCCCGGCTTCCCCGAGGAGGAGGTCCGCCGTCGCGCCCGGGCCGGCGCGGCCGCGGCCTTCCCGCCGCCCGCCGAGTACGGCCGGGTCCTGTTCGGCGCGGAGCACGGCGGTGACCGGCGGTCCGACGGTGAGCGCGATCCGCTCGACGCCCTGCGGATCACCCCGCCGGTCCTCATGCCGCAGCGGCTCGCCCGGCTGATCGACCTCGGCCGCGAGCCCGACTACCGTGACGTCGAACTGGCCACCTCCATAGGCGGGTTCACCTCGGCCATGCCGGTGTACGTGTCGGCGCTCGGCTCCACCCGAGCGGCCGGCGGCGATCTCGGTCTCGCGCTCAGCCGGCAGGCCGGCGCGCTCGGCCTGCCCATGGTGATCGGCGAGAACGTCGTCCCCGTGAACGGCTACGGCAGGCAGGGCGAGGCGGCGGACCGGGCGCTCCTCGGCCGCCTGCGCGCCTACGCCGAGCAGCTGCCCGACGGGCGGGGCGGGGTCGCCGTCCAGCAGTCCACCGAGGACGCCGACGCCGAGGTGTGGAACCTCGTCTACAGCGACCCGGCGGCGCTGCCGCTCCTCGAATCCGGCCGGCTGGCCTTCGAGCTGAAACTCGGGCAGGGGGCCAAGCCGGGCCTCGGCGGGATGACCGTCCTGGACGCCGACGCGGCCGCCCGGGTCGGTGACCGGTACGGGCTGGACGACGTGTTCGGCGACGGCCGCGTGCTGCGCTCCAGCACCCCCGGCACCTTCACGGCCGAGATCCTGCGCCAGCAGATCCGGCTCATGCGCAACAACTTCCCCCGGGCCCGGGTCTGGGTGAAGCTGCACCCCGGCCGGGACGTCGCCGAGGCCGCCCGGGTGGCCGCCGGGGCGGGCGCGGACGCCGTCACCGTGGACGGCGCCGAGGGCGGCACCGGCTGGGCGCCGGAGGCCTTCCCGGCCCAGGTCGGCCTGCCGCTCGCGGAGTGCCTGCGCCGAATGGCGGCCGCCGGGCCCCCGCCGTGCCTGCTGGTCTCCGGACGGATGTGGGAGGGCGGCCGGGTGGTGAAGAGCCTGGCGCTCGGCGCCCGCGCGGTGGGCCTGGGCCGGGCGGCCCTGCTCGCCGCGGCCGAGGACCCGCAGGCCGGTTTGATCCGTTTCACGCAATGCCTTGCGCTCGAACTCCGACTGCTGATCAGCGCCCTCGGGAAATACGCCCCGGACGCGCTGGACCGGGACGACGTATGGTCCCAGGATTTCCCCGCAATTCCCGCCGCCGGATAA
- a CDS encoding asparagine synthetase A yields MTTDGHTAPAAAPIPDPGRHLTAPATRSALRIQHQLLFAAREFLRRRGFTELLPPIIGPVTDPGSRGSKQVDVDFYGHRYKLMTSAILYKQASLLAFDKIFCIAPNVRLEPLETAGTSRHLAEFHQLDVEMAGASRDDAVRLVEELVVHMVDSTVRELPKEFAELGRDTAAFTQLLKGSFGRMQHNEAVAELRGLGHPQSPDAELDWDGEALLSARRDRPFFVTDYPKGSRGFYDREDPERPGLLKNFDLIAAEGYGELCSGSQRTNDYAEIVTRMRETGENPQKYRWYLDLVREGVPGSAGFGIGVERLTRYVAGLDAVWQASAFPKLAGVVSP; encoded by the coding sequence ATGACCACCGACGGGCACACGGCCCCCGCCGCCGCACCGATCCCGGACCCCGGGCGCCACCTGACCGCCCCGGCCACCCGCAGCGCGCTGCGGATCCAGCACCAGCTCCTCTTCGCCGCCCGCGAGTTCCTGCGCAGGCGGGGTTTCACCGAGCTGCTCCCCCCGATCATCGGGCCGGTCACCGACCCGGGCTCGCGCGGCTCCAAGCAGGTCGACGTCGACTTCTACGGCCACCGCTACAAGCTGATGACGAGCGCCATCCTCTACAAGCAGGCCTCGCTGCTGGCCTTCGACAAGATCTTCTGCATCGCCCCCAACGTGCGGCTGGAGCCGCTGGAGACCGCCGGCACCAGCCGCCACCTGGCCGAGTTCCACCAGCTCGACGTGGAGATGGCCGGCGCGAGCAGGGACGACGCCGTACGGCTCGTCGAGGAGCTCGTGGTGCACATGGTCGACAGCACGGTCCGCGAGCTGCCCAAGGAGTTCGCCGAACTCGGCCGGGACACCGCCGCGTTCACCCAGCTGCTGAAGGGCTCCTTCGGCCGGATGCAGCACAACGAGGCCGTCGCCGAGCTCCGGGGGCTCGGCCACCCGCAGAGCCCGGACGCCGAACTCGACTGGGACGGCGAGGCGTTGCTCTCCGCCCGGCGGGACCGTCCGTTCTTCGTGACCGACTACCCCAAGGGCTCGCGCGGCTTCTACGACCGGGAGGACCCCGAACGTCCCGGCCTGCTGAAGAACTTCGACCTGATCGCCGCCGAGGGCTACGGCGAGCTGTGCAGCGGCAGCCAGCGCACCAACGACTACGCGGAGATCGTCACCCGGATGCGGGAGACCGGCGAGAACCCGCAGAAGTACCGCTGGTACCTCGACCTGGTCCGCGAGGGCGTGCCCGGCAGCGCGGGCTTCGGCATCGGCGTCGAGCGGCTGACCCGCTACGTCGCCGGGCTGGACGCGGTCTGGCAGGCCAGCGCCTTCCCGAAGCTGGCCGGGGTGGTGTCGCCGTGA
- a CDS encoding helix-turn-helix domain-containing protein, whose protein sequence is MHGVTSLQSTTGFGELLRVRRERVGLTQQVLADHATLSVRAIRDMESGRVQRPRQETVRLLADALRLEGQHRSSFEAAARRQALVEEPRDEPTAPPVARGAIVGRELEVEVLTDALAVHGDRLVTVAGLGGVGKTRLVLEVARRLHLASRWSVRWIDCGRQSVAGLARTIGGRPTLLVLDGADAGVDTALLDELFHRCPGLRVLITARVPQPLPGGQVIPLAPLPTPGPELDHDPVALAEVGAVRLLLSHLRRLRPGFRLEPEEAPAVASICRQLDGLPGALELVAGWSTVLSPRQLVARLTDGPFHLAPPPAGFGGRADVGAALGAALDRLTLGQRDLLERLAATPGDWSGEDAVELSGRPPQECLAAVHELLASGLIRSVPARDGVRFTVLNLCRRLCGPGVYAELAAAS, encoded by the coding sequence ATGCACGGTGTTACGTCGCTGCAGTCGACGACGGGCTTCGGAGAGCTGCTCAGGGTCCGGCGCGAGCGCGTCGGACTGACCCAGCAGGTGCTCGCCGATCACGCGACCCTGAGCGTCCGGGCGATCCGGGACATGGAGAGCGGGCGGGTGCAGCGCCCCCGGCAGGAGACGGTCCGGCTGCTGGCCGACGCGCTGCGGCTGGAGGGCCAGCACCGGTCGAGCTTCGAGGCGGCGGCGCGCCGGCAGGCACTCGTCGAGGAGCCGCGCGACGAACCGACCGCGCCGCCGGTCGCCCGCGGTGCGATCGTCGGCCGGGAGCTGGAGGTCGAGGTGCTGACCGACGCCCTCGCCGTGCACGGCGACCGGCTGGTGACCGTGGCGGGCCTCGGCGGGGTCGGCAAGACCCGGCTGGTCCTGGAGGTCGCGAGACGGCTGCACCTCGCCTCGCGGTGGTCGGTGCGCTGGATCGACTGCGGCCGCCAGTCGGTCGCCGGACTCGCCCGGACGATAGGGGGGCGGCCCACCCTGCTGGTGCTGGACGGAGCCGACGCCGGTGTGGACACGGCCCTGCTGGACGAGCTGTTCCACCGCTGCCCCGGCCTGCGGGTGCTGATCACCGCCCGGGTGCCGCAGCCGCTGCCCGGCGGGCAGGTGATCCCGCTCGCCCCGCTGCCCACTCCCGGGCCGGAACTCGACCACGACCCGGTGGCGCTGGCCGAGGTGGGCGCCGTACGGCTGCTGCTCTCGCACCTGCGGCGGCTGCGGCCCGGGTTCCGCCTGGAGCCCGAGGAGGCGCCGGCCGTGGCCTCGATCTGCCGCCAGCTCGACGGTCTGCCCGGGGCGCTGGAACTCGTGGCCGGCTGGTCGACGGTGCTCTCCCCGCGCCAGCTCGTGGCGCGGCTCACGGACGGGCCGTTCCACCTGGCGCCGCCCCCGGCGGGGTTCGGCGGCCGGGCCGACGTGGGGGCGGCGCTCGGGGCCGCGCTGGACCGGCTGACGCTCGGCCAGCGGGACCTGCTTGAGCGGCTCGCGGCCACCCCGGGGGACTGGTCGGGCGAGGACGCCGTCGAACTGAGCGGCCGACCGCCGCAGGAGTGCCTGGCGGCGGTGCACGAGCTGCTGGCGAGCGGACTGATCCGCAGCGTCCCGGCCCGCGACGGCGTCCGGTTCACCGTGCTGAACCTCTGCCGGCGCCTGTGCGGGCCCGGTGTGTACGCGGAGCTGGCGGCAGCGAGCTGA
- a CDS encoding amino acid adenylation domain-containing protein, translating into MESRGFPFISVARRFPDRPALRLGARTVAYRELDELSGALAARIAARTAPGATVAVTGRDRLDHVVGLLAALRAGATYLPLDREAPEERNRWIRADAGAALAYTDGELVGADGPAGPAEGPDREPDRDPDRQPDRQPDREPDRGPHLDLDPGRDPDRDQVPDLDRPGHLSAAGYLIYTSGTTGRPKGVHVPLAALTGHLAAAVECFGLTEDDVVLHFARPTVDVAVEQVLTALSAGACIVVPQEQLLAPAALLELLDAEGVTVANLAAGYFQEVVAALREDARPPRTLRLMISGSDRLYPDAADRWRAATGVPLLNAYGPTETVVTATVHEPAGPAAGEADTVPIGRPLGGRCAYVLDDRLRPVEPGASGELYLGGPVLASGYHGRPGLTAGRFVADPFAAEPGARMYRTGDVVRRSGTYAPLEFVGRTDHQVKIRGYRVEPGEIEQALAGHPDVAAAVVVAREGRLAAYVTGTGGATGGGAPDPAGLRAHLAERLPEHMVPATVTPLDAFPLTAGGKVDRAALPEPQAEPAAPAAGHRPPRTPAEQLIAAVWADVLGVPEVGADDNFFHLGGDSLTAVRVVGRVFDVFGMISPYTIFDAPTLAEFAAAVTAASDDGERPALERTGATEAPLANFQRGLWFLDRWNPGAPTYTVPWVFRFDGPVDPELLRRALAGVADRHEALRTTFELGEDGPRQVVHPSVELPFTVVETSPGAVDGLLAEAALVPFDLETGPLVRAHLYRTGDTSTLLLLCHHIVWDEGSLPVLEAELAALYESLATGRPVALPELAVQYADYSTWQHQDGTAERQLDHWREHLRDASTEPVLPTDRPRPELQAFRGAFHRFAMPRPVAESVRALARSEDATPFMVLLAGLALTLHRRTGRRDLVLGSPVSVRGRAELDALIGYFVNLLPLRVRIGEGMDFRDLVRHVREVAIDGYRHQEAPFDAIAGAVMEERPDDRTEDRNPLCQVLLELHPLDTRPLTIGGTRVTRELHSNPVSRFDLSISVDDRGTDFTGRFEYDSDLFDPATMAELCEAWIGTLATAVEAPVHTLFEDRAARDPHAPALVCGEDRLDYGTLNERANRLAHHLQALSVGRGDTVAVLVERGPDLVVALLAALKAGAAYTLLDPDFPAERLAGAVADCGATLLVTHRDASPPFPVARHLDLDAEAAAVAARPGHDPGLPVTGTDLACVMFTSGSTGRPKGVAVPHRALTTTYLGQDYARFGPDEVWLQCSPVSWDAFALELYGALAFGGVCVLQPGQRPDPQAVTELTRRHGVTQLQLSASLFNFLLEEFPETYDDLKVAFTAGERASVTHVGKALDQYPDLVVANGYGPVESLGLTTCHRATPEDAAGASIPIGHPLHGKAVHVLDERLRPVPDGTTGELYAAGGGLALGYVGRPALTAERFVASPFGAPGERLYRTGDLGHRSAQGVLEITGRIDDQVKVRGFRVEPGEIEDALTRHPSVAEAAVTVHEPAPGDRRLAAYVTAATGAQAPDPDALLDHLAGLLPEHMVPATLDVLDALPLNQNGKVDRRALPAPAGRRAAAPADPLDRDQRLVADAVREVLKLADDLGPDADFFRIGGNSLAAVRVAMRLSQQTGTRVPPQAVFRGRTVAAIAERLAAR; encoded by the coding sequence ATGGAATCTCGCGGTTTTCCCTTCATATCCGTCGCACGCCGGTTCCCGGACCGCCCGGCCCTCAGGCTCGGCGCCCGGACCGTTGCCTACCGGGAGCTGGACGAGCTGAGCGGCGCCCTCGCCGCCCGGATCGCCGCCCGGACCGCGCCCGGCGCGACGGTGGCCGTCACCGGCCGGGACCGGCTCGACCACGTGGTCGGCCTGCTCGCCGCGCTCCGGGCCGGCGCCACCTACCTGCCGCTGGACCGGGAGGCGCCCGAGGAGCGCAACCGCTGGATCCGCGCGGACGCCGGCGCCGCCCTCGCCTACACCGACGGTGAACTGGTCGGGGCCGACGGCCCCGCCGGACCGGCGGAGGGGCCGGACCGCGAACCCGACCGCGACCCCGACCGCCAACCGGACCGCCAACCGGACCGCGAACCGGACCGCGGCCCGCACCTCGACCTCGACCCGGGCCGTGACCCGGACCGCGACCAGGTTCCCGACCTTGACCGGCCCGGACACCTCTCCGCCGCGGGTTACCTCATCTACACCTCCGGCACCACCGGCCGCCCCAAGGGCGTGCACGTCCCCCTCGCCGCACTGACCGGCCACCTGGCCGCCGCCGTCGAGTGCTTCGGCCTCACCGAGGACGACGTGGTGCTGCACTTCGCCCGCCCCACCGTGGACGTGGCCGTCGAACAGGTGCTCACCGCCCTCTCGGCCGGCGCCTGCATCGTCGTACCGCAGGAGCAACTCCTGGCCCCCGCCGCCCTGCTGGAGCTGCTGGACGCCGAGGGGGTCACCGTGGCCAACCTCGCCGCCGGCTACTTCCAGGAAGTGGTCGCCGCACTGCGCGAGGACGCCCGCCCGCCGCGCACCCTCCGCCTGATGATCTCCGGCAGCGACCGGCTCTACCCGGACGCCGCCGACCGCTGGCGGGCCGCGACCGGGGTCCCGCTGCTCAACGCCTACGGGCCCACCGAGACCGTCGTCACCGCCACCGTCCACGAGCCGGCCGGCCCGGCCGCCGGCGAGGCCGACACGGTCCCGATCGGCCGCCCGCTCGGCGGCCGCTGCGCGTACGTGCTGGACGACCGGCTGCGGCCGGTGGAGCCCGGCGCGTCCGGCGAGCTGTACCTCGGCGGGCCGGTGCTGGCCTCCGGCTACCACGGCCGCCCGGGCCTGACGGCGGGCCGGTTCGTCGCGGACCCCTTCGCAGCGGAGCCGGGCGCCCGGATGTACCGGACCGGAGACGTGGTCCGCCGGTCCGGAACCTACGCCCCGCTGGAGTTCGTCGGCCGTACGGACCACCAGGTGAAGATCCGCGGCTACCGGGTCGAGCCCGGCGAGATCGAGCAGGCGCTGGCCGGCCACCCGGACGTCGCCGCGGCGGTCGTGGTGGCGCGCGAGGGCCGGCTCGCCGCCTACGTGACCGGCACCGGGGGCGCCACCGGCGGCGGCGCCCCCGACCCGGCCGGGCTGCGCGCCCACCTGGCCGAGCGGCTCCCCGAGCACATGGTCCCCGCGACCGTCACCCCCCTGGACGCCTTCCCGCTGACCGCCGGCGGCAAGGTGGACCGGGCGGCGCTGCCCGAGCCCCAGGCCGAACCCGCCGCGCCGGCCGCCGGCCACCGCCCGCCCCGCACTCCGGCCGAGCAGCTGATCGCCGCCGTCTGGGCCGACGTACTCGGCGTGCCCGAGGTCGGCGCCGACGACAACTTCTTCCACCTGGGCGGGGATTCCCTCACCGCCGTGCGCGTGGTCGGCCGCGTCTTCGACGTGTTCGGCATGATCTCCCCCTACACCATCTTCGACGCGCCGACCCTCGCCGAGTTCGCCGCCGCGGTCACCGCCGCCTCGGACGACGGCGAGCGTCCGGCGCTGGAGCGCACCGGTGCCACCGAGGCGCCGCTGGCGAACTTCCAGCGCGGGCTGTGGTTCCTGGACCGGTGGAACCCGGGCGCGCCCACCTACACCGTGCCCTGGGTGTTCCGCTTCGACGGGCCGGTCGACCCGGAGCTGCTCCGCCGTGCCCTGGCCGGCGTCGCCGACCGGCACGAAGCGCTGCGCACCACCTTCGAGCTGGGCGAGGACGGCCCCCGGCAGGTGGTCCACCCGTCCGTGGAACTGCCGTTCACCGTCGTGGAGACGAGCCCCGGCGCCGTGGACGGGCTGCTCGCCGAAGCCGCGCTGGTGCCCTTCGACCTGGAGACCGGCCCGCTGGTCCGCGCCCACCTCTACCGCACCGGCGACACGTCCACCCTGCTGCTGCTCTGCCACCACATCGTCTGGGACGAGGGCTCCCTGCCCGTCCTGGAGGCCGAACTGGCCGCCCTGTACGAGTCCCTGGCCACGGGCCGACCCGTGGCCCTTCCCGAACTCGCGGTCCAGTACGCCGACTACAGCACCTGGCAGCACCAGGACGGCACCGCCGAGCGGCAGCTCGACCACTGGCGCGAGCACCTGCGCGACGCGTCCACCGAGCCCGTCCTCCCCACCGACCGGCCCCGCCCCGAACTGCAGGCCTTCCGCGGCGCCTTCCACCGCTTCGCGATGCCCCGGCCGGTCGCCGAGTCCGTCCGGGCGCTGGCCCGCAGCGAGGACGCGACCCCGTTCATGGTGCTGCTCGCCGGGCTCGCCCTCACCCTCCACCGCCGGACCGGCCGGCGCGACCTGGTGCTCGGCTCCCCGGTGAGCGTCCGCGGCCGCGCCGAACTCGACGCACTGATCGGCTACTTCGTCAACCTGCTGCCGCTGCGCGTCCGGATCGGTGAGGGGATGGACTTCCGCGACCTGGTCCGGCACGTCCGCGAGGTGGCCATCGACGGCTACCGCCACCAGGAGGCGCCGTTCGACGCCATCGCCGGCGCGGTCATGGAGGAGCGCCCCGACGACCGGACCGAGGACCGCAACCCGCTCTGCCAGGTCCTGCTGGAACTGCACCCGCTGGACACCCGCCCGCTGACCATCGGCGGCACCCGGGTCACTCGCGAGCTCCACTCCAACCCGGTCTCCCGCTTCGACCTGTCGATCTCCGTCGACGACCGGGGCACCGACTTCACCGGCCGCTTCGAGTACGACTCCGACCTGTTCGACCCGGCCACCATGGCCGAACTGTGCGAGGCCTGGATCGGCACGCTCGCCACCGCCGTCGAGGCCCCCGTGCACACGCTCTTCGAGGACCGGGCCGCCCGCGACCCGCACGCCCCCGCCCTGGTCTGCGGCGAGGACCGCCTCGACTACGGCACCCTGAACGAGCGGGCCAACCGACTCGCCCACCACCTGCAGGCCTTGAGCGTCGGCCGCGGCGACACCGTCGCCGTCCTCGTCGAGCGCGGACCGGACCTGGTGGTCGCCCTGCTCGCCGCGCTGAAGGCCGGCGCCGCCTACACCCTCCTCGATCCGGACTTCCCGGCCGAGCGGCTGGCCGGCGCGGTCGCCGACTGCGGCGCGACCCTGCTGGTCACCCACCGCGACGCGAGCCCGCCCTTCCCCGTCGCCCGCCACCTCGACCTGGACGCCGAGGCCGCCGCCGTCGCGGCCCGCCCAGGCCACGACCCGGGCCTGCCGGTCACCGGCACGGACCTCGCCTGCGTGATGTTCACGTCCGGCTCCACCGGCCGCCCCAAGGGCGTCGCCGTCCCGCACCGCGCCCTCACCACCACCTACCTCGGCCAGGACTACGCCCGCTTCGGACCCGACGAGGTGTGGCTCCAGTGCTCCCCGGTCTCCTGGGACGCCTTCGCCCTGGAGCTGTACGGCGCGCTCGCCTTCGGCGGGGTCTGCGTGCTCCAGCCCGGCCAGCGGCCCGACCCGCAGGCCGTCACCGAACTCACCCGCCGCCACGGCGTCACCCAGCTCCAGCTGTCCGCCAGCCTGTTCAACTTCCTGCTGGAGGAGTTCCCGGAGACCTACGACGACCTCAAGGTGGCCTTCACCGCCGGCGAGCGGGCCTCCGTCACCCACGTCGGCAAGGCGCTCGACCAGTACCCGGACCTGGTCGTCGCCAACGGCTACGGCCCGGTCGAGAGCCTCGGCCTCACCACCTGCCACCGGGCCACTCCCGAGGATGCCGCCGGTGCCTCCATCCCGATCGGCCACCCGCTGCACGGCAAGGCCGTCCACGTCCTCGACGAGCGGCTGCGGCCCGTCCCGGACGGCACCACCGGCGAGCTGTACGCGGCCGGCGGCGGGCTCGCCCTCGGATACGTCGGCCGGCCCGCGCTGACCGCCGAGCGGTTCGTCGCCTCCCCGTTCGGGGCGCCCGGCGAACGCCTCTACCGCACCGGAGACCTCGGCCACCGGAGCGCGCAAGGGGTCCTGGAGATCACCGGCCGGATCGACGACCAGGTGAAGGTCCGCGGCTTCCGCGTCGAGCCCGGCGAGATCGAGGACGCGCTCACCCGCCACCCGTCCGTGGCGGAGGCCGCCGTCACCGTCCACGAGCCCGCTCCGGGCGACCGCAGGCTCGCCGCGTACGTCACCGCCGCCACCGGAGCGCAGGCGCCCGACCCGGACGCGCTGCTCGACCACCTGGCGGGGCTGCTGCCCGAACACATGGTGCCGGCCACGCTCGACGTACTGGACGCACTGCCGCTCAACCAGAACGGCAAGGTCGACCGCCGCGCCCTGCCGGCCCCGGCCGGGCGCCGCGCCGCCGCCCCGGCCGACCCGCTCGACCGGGACCAGCGGCTGGTCGCCGACGCCGTGCGCGAGGTCCTGAAACTGGCCGACGACCTCGGCCCGGACGCCGACTTCTTCCGGATCGGCGGCAACTCGCTGGCCGCCGTACGGGTCGCCATGCGGCTCTCCCAGCAGACCGGCACCCGGGTCCCGCCCCAGGCGGTCTTCCGCGGCCGGACCGTTGCCGCCATCGCCGAACGGCTGGCCGCGCGATGA